Within the Eucalyptus grandis isolate ANBG69807.140 chromosome 1, ASM1654582v1, whole genome shotgun sequence genome, the region TGACTTGCGGTGGTTGAGTCTCTTCTTCCAAGGGAGACTGTCCAACTAGGGCCACCtaactaaaatttaaataaataacaaatccATACGTGTTAGTATTAATATAGCATGAGGAACATAACATGTGATTTTTTTCGTCACAATTAATAAGTACAATTGAGACGAAAATGTGCACTTACGGCAACGATGGAGTTTCGTGCAACGACGGCTAAAAAATCAGCACAAGACACGATACCGGGGCACTTGCTCTCCAATTCGGACTCGATTGTGTCGATTACCTCGAATCCCCGCATGGAATTGGCATTCGGGCTGGCGTTCTTCTCCCCGGTGAAGTTCGTAGTGTCGTCCAATAAAATTGACGCGTCGCATCCCTATTTCATGTTTTTTGCACATGTTGTTAATCAGTCCTTCTAGATAGAAAATTGATCCGATTGGAGTTAATTAGATTTAATGGTTGCAAACAGTGCTATAATCTTTACTGAAATAGTTTGCCCCCCCATTATGAACATACTAATCTAAATTgattggttaatttagattgacACTTTGAATTTGTGTGAAAGCAAACTAATTTGGCCATGCAAAAGGCACGATTTGATTGTTCAAAGATCTAGTGCGATTTTAGAATAGTATTGAGTTatcaaatttcattaaaaatgataCTTTACCATCCATATCACTTTTTATGTAAAAATATATCGCTGCCACAGTGAAGTGATCATAATATGATCAAAATCTCTTGAAAAGAATTGATTGGTTAGCCAAATGTGATAACCGAGTAAAGTCAACCGCCGATATAAAAAGCAATGGCCATCTCTCTGTTTTTGCCAGCTCCAATGTTATTTATATACCCATTTATCTGATCAACAGCATAGTTAGCGCAAAGTACGCTCTGCTGCGTAGTTTTTTCCGGTGTAAATTAGAGCATAGACcatcaatgtaaagaaaattttacataatCATTCCTGGTCATTCGTAATTGGAGGATTCTAATTACCAAATCTCTCACTAACTGGCAAATTAAGAGTGGATAAgattgattgtgaaaaatatttttacaccgGCAATGTATgctaaaaataatcatgaaGTTTTTTCGAATTACCAAAAAACTTATTGTGCTGTAATAAACAGAATTGATTATTGGTATAATAAACTCACAAAAATGCATGACACAAGAAAGCACCAAAAATCTCAACTAATTCAATATGTCAACCTCCTACCTACTGTTTGGTTAGTGAAAAAGAGAGTACGATAACTTGCGCAGAAGCGAATCTAATGATTCTTTTGACTATGTGGTTGGATGGAACGCTTCACATGCGTAGGCACAAAGATGCATCATGCATGCTCGCTTGCATTCAGCTTGAATGAAGGAGAGAAACAATGGTAGTAATCAAtcggaaagagaggagagactCAGAGCAGAGGGACTTGCATTGACGAAGCAATCGTGGAAGTGAAGGCGGAGCAAGGACGCGCCCATGCGGGCCTCGTTTTTGACCACAGAGCTCACGCTGGATTTGATGGTGGAGAGGGCGCTGGGACAGGAGGTGGAGTAGAAAGTACTGGACAGCTGAGCAGAGGCTGTTCCATGGAGGAAACACAGCAACAATAAGAAGGCTGGTCTGGTGGAAGAGCTCTCACAAGCCATGGCTTGGAGTTAAGTTTCAGCAAAGGAGATaagcgaaggaggaggagaagcacaAGCTTGATTGCTGTGCGCGAGTGTGTTCGTGTGTTTGTTGCACTCGAATGAACTAAGGGGTATTTATACAAGAGTATTCCTTTGCACTGTTAtgcgttttctttcttctcgaGTCAACGGCATTGGATgcagaattttctatttttgaacaAACAGTTCAACACCAAAGTGTATGAATATATAATGTATGTAGCGCAATTATTCGTAATCTAGACTAATTagtgggataagtacactaatggtgccataagttgtgtacggcgctcactttggtgccaaaagtttccgccagatcacttaagtgccaaattggagaaaaaacgatcactttggtgccaccggcaagaaattccggccaaaatgattacgtggctttatatttaaaaaaaaatcaataaactctttaaacgacgtcgttctCTGTCCTACTTaaaaaaacgacgttgttttgccgtCCTATGTGGATGGCTTAGGAAAAACGATGCCGTATAGCTCATTtgtgattgaaattagggtttctttttgttcatccTCGCTGACCCAGCTTACTCGGTcaccgtcgcttggccaccatgctcggccaccgtcgctcggccaccgttgcTTGGCCACCATGCTTAGCCACCGTGCTCGGCCACcgtgctcggccaccatcgcttAGCCAAGAACTGATGGGGAAATAGGAGGCGAGggtagaggaggaggaggaagaagggggattgaaggtgcagagagagagagaagacgaggagtgcgagggaaacaaggaaggcgcagatggagatggtggattgggctctATTCAAAGAGTGTctggtgctggtgttgttcttcgaggaagaagacgccgccgccatggcttctctctctgttgttgttgttcttcggggaagaagacgacatcaccatggcttctctctctctctgctggtgttgttcttcggagaagaagatgatgctgccatggcttctctctctctgcgccggtgttgttcttcggggaagaagacaacgccgccgccatggctctctctctctctctctctctctctctctctctctcaatttggggatttagggtttcaacTTGGGGTTTAAGACACAAAATGACATGGTTTGGTAGTTTACTTGTTGACTagactctccggcgagccacatcagtataagaaattaataaaaaaaaaggccacgtcggatttccggtaGTTCAGATCGgcattggcaccaaagtgagcgtttttcaaattttttggcacttaagtgatccgacggaaaattttggcaccaacgtgagcgccgtacacaacttatggcaccattagtgtacttatcccctaaTTAGCTTTCTATTTGCAGACTAACCCTAATCTCGCTGTATAGGGATTCTGCCAGACATATAATATATCATGCTGTCAATTCTAAGAAAATATAACACAATATATCATCATATCAGATTCTAGTAATAATTTCCTTACAAGATATCAAGTCAAATATCTTCTCCCTTTCAGCTAGAGTTACTCTCCTTCTATTCTAAAACTACTTTTGAACTTTAAAGAAGATTCATACGAATTAAATAAGATGGCTTGTTTTGAAAAGTACGAATTAAATATGAATATATAGTTTCGATTGcatagttatttatttttattttaatggacGAATCTTGAGGAATTGGGGCATATGGTGGTTTTTCACTCCCTCTTTATGATTATTCTCTAGTGTCCAAATTCTCATTTTTGGTCTTGAACTcacgtatatatatattttttttctttaagtcCTTAAAACGGCAATTTGTCGAATGAAGTCTTGCAACTTGTTTGACTTTCCTAATCAAACCCATCAGCCTCGAAAGCCAGCAAGAGTCAGACGTAATAAGCTCAGGGGCCCATGTCAAGAAATTTCATGACTCAACTGCCGGTCACGGGGTACTTAATTTTGAAGTCTTAGTGTCCCCCATTAGTCTACAGTCAAAAAGTTTTCCACATTGGACTCGATCGGCCCGACGGGCACACCAACTCCTATTAATCGCATTTGTAGCTCGAAGGATCTTATCTGGGAAATTGACACAAGTTCAAGGACTTAGACTAAATATATCAAAGGTTCAAggatttaattaaaagaaatgtataaGTTCAAGGGCCTGAAGTGAAATTTTAACTCAACGGTACACATTCCTTTTTCCCAACTACCATCTATAGTAAATTTCTCATCAAAACAAAAGCCGCGCCCATGTCACCAGAAGcagcaaaaaataaagaaattagttCAGAAGTAACAAAAGTTGGGTTTTGTCCGGAGAAATATTGACTATTAGGGAAAACTGTCGCGTCCTTACTATCTAATTATTTTATGTCCCGTGCATAAGGACTTTGTTAGGGTTGATAAATTGCTTGCATGGTAAGCTTTGGAACTTCCCTTGAGACGACCATTCTCTTCGTTGAACTAGTAAACAGAAGATATATATACATAGACAAACATAATGGACTACAATGTCCTAACGATTGCATCTTGTTCTAGCCGAGATTTACAcacgaaaaaaataaatagagataGATTGGAAAACTCTTCTAatgtaccaaaaaaaattagaaattgtcaacaACCCGTTGTAGGTTAGTCATAATATCTCTACCGTTGCTCTTATTCTTGTAGCAAGTCATGCTGCACTACTCCAAAATcctctaatatttttttaggataAAGATGCGCAAGCCCATCTTATATAAATAAGCTCCATATCCATGAAATACCTCACTAACTTCATGGACTATATATAACAAGTGTTGAGGTATGGTTCATACTTTCCATTGAGAGGAAGGCACGATACTACATTAGTtatgtattttattaataatttggaTTTAGGCCATGAATAACTACTTTTGGTTATATataatctctttattttgtaaTTGAGAGTTGTAATAAAAGAGATGGAAGGTATTAATTATAACAGAATTCTTTGCTTGATATAGTCCTAATTTAAATGTAGACCAGAATAAATCTCGTGTTTCGATTTCTCTTTCTCGCCTTTACTCTTTATTTCGTTGTGTTTGTATACTGAATCCTAACAACAAGAGCCAAAACTTTGGTCCATTGTTTGAACATTGAGCTAATTACATGTAGTGGTCTAGAGATTCAAACGCATCTCGTGTGCCTAATTCCCCTGGGGATTAATCAGTGATATTTCTTTGCATGCCTCATTTTTCAAACGTGCGCTATGGGGATGAAATTCTCATCAGGAATCTAATCCAGCCAACATTCGAGTGATATTCCTTTAGTCCTTTTGATTAGCTTATAAAAACATAAACTAATTCTCCAGGCCAAGGAATTTCGTGGCAATATCAAATAACTGCATGAGTTTTTCTATTTGATCACACTTTGTCGTTCAGTACATGCAGTTGTCTCACACAATTTTAACTCTCACGATTGGAAAGCAATAATCACAcctaaaattataatttttttctcctttttttttggtcgaaaggagGACTTAGATTATCATAAAGGAGAGTAATTAGAAGCGACACAACCAGCTGCTAAAGCATCAGAACAAAGTAAGGTAATCAAAAAAGAGGGCGGCGAGATGGCCCAATCTTGGGAGAGGAGCCTAATTCGATGGGCCTTTGCAGCCCAATCCGCAACAGTGTTTGCTTGCCATTTGCAATGCGTAACCCTAGTACTGGAGAATCGGGAGAGGAGGCTAACGGCCTCTGCAGCGATTGCACGAGCTTCCCATGGCAATGGCATAGAGGCGTTGACAAAGTCTACCAAAACGAGGCTATCTGACTCGATGATCAGCCGATCTCGTTGTTTTCTGGTGTCCAACAAATGGTAAAGTGTGGTGGTAAGAGCCATGAACTCCGCTTGTAGAGCTGTTGATGCGTGGAAATCTCTAGTGAGTCCATCGACCAACCTCCCATGTTGATCCCTACAAACACACGCCATAGTCCCTATTTTGCCGTGAGACTGAAAGGCCCCATCTATATTCACCTTAAGGCAGCCCGGATCTGGAGGTCTCCACAGTTCGCCAAGATTGATTTACGAATGTCCTGTTGCTGCTCTTATTCCTGTTCCCGATGATCTGCAATGGGAGAAACGAGCAGCTTGAGCGGTGGCGAGAGCCACATCGACAACTTCCATCGCATCTAGACGCTGGCGATGAAATATGAAACCATTACGCACTTTTTAGATTTTCCAGAGGACAAAGGCTACCGTTTCTGGATCAGGTGAGAAGTGATTTCTCTCAAAACAATCTGCAATCCATGCATCAAGTCACTGAATTCCCTGCGGATCTATTTGAATGTTGAGTCTCAGGTGTGACCATATAGACTTTGTCCATGGACATAGTAGGAAAATATGCTCTACTGTTTCTGGTATTTGGTTTTGGCAGAGGGTACATACCGATTCGGCGCATATACGTCAATGACATAGGTTAGCTTTAGTGGGAAGGGCGTTGTGACATAGTGACCTCAGAAATACCCAAACTTTGGGCTCTATCTTCAGCTTCCATAATTGTTTCCATGGAATAACCGGGGTTTGGTAAGAGCATGTTGGTGTATGCTGATTCTTCGTGACCGCAGCATTTTTGATTGCATGGTAATTGCTTTTAACGGTGTAATCACCGTCAGTAGTTGCTGTCCAAATGAGTTTATCTCTGACATAAGTAGGTCTCACCTTAATTGTGAGAATTTCTTGGACAGTAAATTCATCATATAAGTGATGCAGCAGTGGGATGTTCCATTCATGTGTTTGCATGTCAAGCAATTCAGCAACCTTTGCTAGTTCATTGCGGTTCACGGGTCCTTCCAAAATTCCTTTAGACAGCCAGCGATCTTCCTTGATTCTGATATTATGCCCATCTCCTACCAACCATTGTAGATGTGGTGTAATTAAGTCCCTCCCTAAAATAAGACCTTGCCAACCCCAAGACGATCTATATCGTTTATTAGCATGCAGAAAATCCATGGAATGAAAGTAAATACCCTTGAAAAGCTAGCTCCAGTGCTTTGTAGGATTTGGATAAGACGCTGAGCTTGTTTACCTAGCCGGCCTGTTAAAAAGCCATAAGATCTCGAAAGCCTAGACTGCCCATATTCTTACTTGTCTTTAAGACATCCCAACTCTTCCAATGAATTCCAGGTTTTCTACAACCATTCTGCCACCAAAAGTGGACAATCTTCATTTCAATGGATATACAGATAGACACTGGAAGGCGAAAgatggacatggcatattgaggGATTGCTTGAACAACAGATTTAATCAGGCTTTCTTTTCCACCCTTGGATATTAAATTCTCTTTCCACCCATCCAATTTTGTGTTCACTCTCCCCATAATCCAAGCGAACATTTCTTTACGTGATCACCTCCAATCTGAAGGAATCCCTAAGTATTTTCCAGTCTTTGCTAGTACTGGAACTCTCAGTTCATTAGCCAGATTTTCCTATAAGCTAATAGGACACTCCTTGCCAAAAAATATTCtgaatttatttctatttacaACCTGTCCTGTAGCTAAACAGTATTGATTCAGAATATTGGCCAAATTTTGGCATTCCTTAAGCTTACCATCCAGGAAAAAgatagcatcatcagcaaagaataAATGTGAAAGGACAGGACACCACCTATTGATTTGGATTCCTTTGATATTGCCCATAGCAATAGCTCTATTTAGTAAGACTGATAAAACATTGGTCTACAAAATGAATAGATATGGGGAAAGAGGGTCTCCCTGTCTGAGGCCTTTGGTTGGATGAAAATATGGTAACTGCTCCCTGTTGAATATAACACTAAGAGAGACAGTCTTGATACATTGCATAATCCACCTTACCCAAGTTGTATGGAATCCTGACTGTAGTAGATAATCTTCCAGAAAATCTCATTCGACTTTGTCATAAGCCTTTTTCATGTCCACTTTGAGCACtgcttgaaaatttttctttcttttcttggtctgTAGTTGATGGAGTACCTCCTGGACAATGAGAATGTTGTCTTGGATCTGGCGGCCACTcacaaaggcactttgttctAGTGATATTAAGTCAGGGAGCCAAGGTTTAAGCCTATTGGCAAGCACCTTTGAAATAATCTTGTATGCATAGTTACATAGACTTATAGGTTGGTATCGATCAAGGCTTTCTGGGTTTGGTACCTTCGGAATCAGCGAGAAGATGGTCTTATTAAGAGAAGCTGCCATGATCCATGTTCTAAAGAAATCCTTTACTGAGCAGAAAATTTCATCCCTTAAGATGTCCGAATGGGTTGGATAAAACAAACCATTCATACCATCAGGCCCGGGGGCTTTGGTTTTCCCCAGTTGGAAAGTTGCCTTATGAATTTCTTCTAAAGTGACTTCAGCCATTAAAGTGTCATTCATTTCCGAAGTAACTATTCTTGGGCATTGGTCAAGGATTGCCCCGTAGTCTCTTTGGCCGTCTGATTTGTATGGGTTAGAGAAAAACTATTGTGTCAATTCCTTTAGTTGGTGTTCGTCCCTAACCCACATGTCATCATATCCTTTAACACTCTAATTATATTCTGTTGCCTCCGTTGTAGCATTGtagcatggaagaatttggtatttctGTCCCCCCACTTCAGCCAATTAATTCTTGAGCGCATAGCCCAAAATTGTTCCTCTTGCTGCCAAAGTCTATGAATTTCAGCCTTGATATTGTTAACTGTCTGCTTATCAAACCGACTTTAATGCTGATTTGTATAGGACTGGATTGTTACAAACTAGCAATCTGATTGTGAGCTTTAGAAAACTTCTGTCAACTCCATTTAGCAAGGGCCTTAGAAACCATTGCTATTCGGTGTGGCAAGTCAATAGGTGTCGACTGAATCGAATGCCAAGAAGTAGCTATAATCTCGCTACACTCCTTGTCCCGGAGCTAAAACGCTTCAAAGGTAAATGCTTTGTTTCGTCTTCCCTGTAAAGATTCCGTAGATAACATAAGTGGGTTGTGATCCGAGCCTACTACAGGTAAGGCTAAGACCTCCGCTTCAAGAAAAGCTAGGCGCCAATCAATATAACATAGCATTTGGTCTAACTGTTCCTTAACAAGTTCATCACCATCTCGGTTATTTGTCCATGTATAAGCACAACCCTTGCTGTCCATGTTCATCAGGGAGCAATCCTATATAACTTGTCTGAATGATTGCATTCTATAAGGCTCCAGTAATTGTTTACCTATTTTCTCCCAATGATATAAgacttcattaaaatctcccCCACATATCCATGGTAGATCATTAGAAAGAGCAATTTGTTTAagttttgtccaaaattgttggCGAAGTTGATAAGTCGCAGGTGCATGCACGCAGGTGACTCGCATGGAGATGCCATAGCTTCCTTCTGAGCATATCATATCAAAGAACACTGGAGACGATTTGATGAGATTTACCTTAATAGAAGCTTGCCAGAACAGTGCCATCCCCCCTACAAATCCATTTGGCttgagaacaaaagaacgctGGAATTTAAGATTTTGTTGAAGACAAGTAAGCACTGCCTCCAtattcttagtttccataaaaaaaaaaaaaaatcatattgggCTTTTCTTTGTTCATGAGGGCCTTTAAGGGCTAGAACTATCAGAGGAGAGCCCAATCCCTGACAGTTCCAGGTAATCAGTTTCATGATTCCCTTGGCgactgttgagggccagccgccTCTGCCCATtgtgctgcttcttcttctattGAGATGGGTGTTTCCATGAGTCGAGATTCAACTAAATCTACTGCTGTAGTGCTGCGAGAATCATACGGAGTgtacattttgatttttttcgtaGCTCCTGCCCTTGTTGACAGTCttgagttttttattttcctctagTTGGTTGTTTCCATAAATGCCTCCAGGTTGTAGTGCTTCTCAATAGTAACAGGAATTAGCTCTGTCTTGGAACTAGATGTAGGAGTAGACCATCCAGGAAGCGTAGATTTAGCAGAATTAATAAGAGCGGGAGGATTATCTATTGTAGGTTGTTTTAGTTTTGCAATGTCCACCCATGAGCTAGATTGTTCTGCATTCTGAATGTCCTCCCCTTGTGTAGGTTTTTGGAGGGTGGAAATATACTTTGGCTGTTTCTCTGCCTCTGTGAGTTGCATCATTTCCTCCTTGGGGTTAGCGGTAACCTTCGCAAGGCAAGGAGGTAGAGCTAGAAGCAGTCGAATAGAAGGAGGAGTCTCAGGTATAATTTCTTCTTCAGTTTGTTGATGCTCTTCGTAGAAAGTTCGCCAATAAAGACTGTACTCTTTAACCTCTGCCTTTAACCATTGACCATAagccatcttttcttttccttccattttgGCCTCTGTGAAAGGAATATCCTTGCAATATGTAGCATAGTGGCCAATTTTTCCACAAGAATAATAGAAATGTGGTAGTCATTCATAGctaaaatcaagccatattgctGTCTTGGTTATACGTATGAGTTGACCTGTTTTCAAAGGCTCTTCTAATCAGATTTCAATACGGGCTCTACCGGTTCTAATGGTAGTTCCCTCTTTTGTATCCAGCTTCACCTCAATCACTTTCCCGATGTTTTTAACAGCTTTACATATCATAAGGTCTGTGCACCACTCTAACGGCAAACCATGGACTTGTACCCAGAATGCGCACATTGAAAAATCATAACAGTGTAAAGGCGTATTAGGAATCCATGGTTTAAAAATTACTAAGTGACCTGAAAACAACCATGGTCCACCCTGTCGcactctctgtttttcttctgtTGACTTAAATTTAGCAACATAGATTCTAGCTTCATGCTGAGTTATATGGACTTGTTCGGTTCTCCAGACCCGCTTTAAAGTATTTTGCAAAGCCTATAAATTTATGAAGGGATTTGAAGGAATTTAACCCACTAGCATCAGCTAACACTCTTCCACTTTTCCCATAGGCGGCAGCTCATCCCAGTTGTTGATTTCTTCAAGGGACCACAAGCGACCCAACCTTTGGCATAGAGTTGCGAGACGGGGGTTTTCCTCCTGGTCCGGTAGGTCCATGGCGTAATCAGGGTGACGATGGACGCCAATTCAGGTGGCTGGCAATTCGAATCTACCTAGATAGCTAGTTTGAAAGGACATgcaaaaaaaatatgataacAGAAGTGAGTGTCTCTGAGAGACTCTCATCATGTTAGGATTTCGAGGAGACATTCAATTGTAAAGAAATCATAAGGGTAAAACATCTGTGGAAGCTGGACGATGAGAGATGTAGAAGGAAAGTGTTCAACGGAACTCCATGGATAGGGTTCGGAGATAAGGGTTGGAGAAAACCATTCGGGGAATACAGAATTGGTTCAAACAGGAAGAAATTGGGGGGAATAACTACTTAGGGTTGTTGAGCAAAGGCTACCATGAAGGTAGGGAAAAGCTCTACATAACGAGAGGATTTGGGGATTTAGGCAAAGGCTACCATGAAGCGGCCATTGTCTTTTTCTCCTTGAATGCCAATATTCCTAAGTAATTTTTGTTCCACCAATATCTCAAGCTTGTGCTAATTACTAGAAAATACCTTCCGCCTATACAGCTGTTAAAAACCCGCATGGTGGCATGGGTGGCCGTTGGAAATCTGAAGTGGCAGCCCTATGCCTGTGGATCTCCACAAATACTGCCATATCAGATTTTTAACAGCCATTATGGATTGAAGCCTCGTGGAAGGTTACTTTGGGTCATTGATATAAGTTTGGAGGTATTGATGAGACAaaagacaaatttatcattcatCTCATACTTGGAAACAGACAACAAAAGTTTTGAGAGCTCATAATCAGTTGTGgggaaatttatcaaaaatgtcataaacttatcatatttgtgtcaatttcaTCTCAAACCCTCATTTgcacaattaagaaaaaaaaaaagcaaagagaaaaaaaagaaaaaaattataaaattataaaaaaaatgtccacatcGGAGGTGATTATGCAACATAAGATGGTTGatgttcacatcagcaatttttagctaaaattagccaaaatgatttaattggcaaataattaaaaaagtttagggctCAATTAGCAaatagtcaaaaagttcatgactGAATTGCACAAATGCAATAAGTCCCAAATTTTTTTCGTAATTCTCCCATTAGATATGGCCTCGGCTAACTGGAGAAACGGTCAATGAGACTATATACATATTTAGTGTCCCACATACACTAAGCATTTGACAATTCAAGGGTAAAACATATTAAAGATGAATCCGTCACAATCCccattattatcatcattaaaCATGCATGTTGGgtttgataatgctagtacgagtacctagaggggggtgaataggtttatgaaaattttcttggagattgcgcaatacttagacagatgaaggattaaaaaatcaatcgtaagactgagtaaaggaaagagagaattgaacacgaggtttatagtggttcggcttgattcaagcctacgtccactcttcttcactgacagccgattggctggattccactatgaacaaagagatgttacagtgttgatcttccttgatttctcgatgtagatgatctactacactcgctcaaggtatcaccaagtacaaacactctctgtgtatacaatttcgctcgaacctgtatcgactaacaatcaaggttcttcgactactggaatttatctatcgatcacacacttaaaacaactagaacgtcttccttttatactcctttatgccatcatagccgttggcacttaccaaaggaattcctccaatctacccgttggacggaatcaattaagaagatcatccgagctatttaaggaatcgatgatagcccatcaatctgttcgcccatacaatcaggattttggtttccaagaatagaacattccaagaatgtttcgtcgaccatcggatcttcaattgatcttagataagaatcaaagaatctgaaatgattatccaaccaagggatctattccagaggattggatcaaatccccaaccatatacttcggcttcggatatccttcgccactggattagaaagactgtcagtgagaataatcttgagtcttgagtcttgagtcttgagtcttgagtctttgagtcttgagtcttgagacttgagattacaaagtcttgagactttaaaccatcgatatccagactagactaatagaaatgttttgtcagcttcaaaatattctggaaagatttctccaacaatctccccctttttgatggtgacaaaactttcttgtagatttgaacaactttgacctgcaaaaacatttctcaagcaatatggctaactcataaagattaataaacaaccagactctgcatccacagcaaattggttagtctttcatgagtaataccatataacaatacttgatataaatgcaaccagtcaagcatcaaaatccacagccaattcagtctcacacccaagttcaagttctcaagtcatactcaaaaacataaccacaaaagtcaaagttttaaaataatgtttgttcaaattggttctccccctttttgtcatcattaaaagagggtgagaaaggagtcatgtacgcttgggaatgcgcacgatcggaattctcccattgatcggactacgccttctagcctcttcaagtcctcccttagatgagctacctcatctcctttggcattggcttgaagttgcggagcgaggtctttcatcttgtcctccgGGGttcgaagatgcttgtccagcattctttatggcttgaat harbors:
- the LOC108959655 gene encoding cationic peroxidase 1-like; amino-acid sequence: MGASLLRLHFHDCFVNGCDASILLDDTTNFTGEKNASPNANSMRGFEVIDTIESELESKCPGIVSCADFLAVVARNSIVALGGPSWTVSLGRRDSTTASQSAANISIPPPTLNLSGLISAFSNKDFTAKEMVALLGYV